Proteins encoded in a region of the Globicephala melas chromosome 1, mGloMel1.2, whole genome shotgun sequence genome:
- the GJA4 gene encoding gap junction alpha-4 protein — protein sequence MGDWGFLEKLLDQVQEHSTVVGKIWLTVLFIFRILILGLAGESVWGDEQSDFECNTAQPGCTNVCYDQAFPISHIRYWVLQFLFVSTPTLVYLGHVIYLSRREERLRQKEGELRALPAKDPRVERALAAIERQMAKISVAEDGHLRIRGALMGTYVASVLCKSVLEAGFLYGQWRLYGWTMEPVFVCQRSPCPYLVDCFVSRPTEKTIFIIFMLVVGLISLVLNLLELAYLLCRCLNRGMRARQSQDTPPAQGTSSEPYADQVFFYLPMGEGPSSPPCPTYNGLSSSEQNWANLTTEERLASSRPPLFLDPPPQSGRKSPSRPSSSASKKQYV from the coding sequence ATGGGTGACTGGGGCTTCCTTGAGAAGCTGCTGGACCAGGTCCAGGAGCACTCGACCGTGGTGGGCAAGATCTGGCTGACggtccttttcatcttccgcatCCTCATCCTGGGCCTGGCTGGCGAGTCAGTGTGGGGCGACGAGCAGTCGGATTTCGAGTGTAACACGGCCCAGCCAGGCTGCACCAACGTCTGCTACGACCAGGCCTTCCCCATCTCCCACATCCGCTACTGGGTGCTGCAGTTCCTCTTCGTCAGCACGCCCACCCTGGTCTACCTGGGCCATGTCATTTACCTGTCTCGGCGCGAGGAGCGGCTGCGGCAGAAAGAGGGGGAGCTGCGGGCACTGCCAGCCAAGGACCCACGCGTGGAGCGGGCACTGGCAGCCATAGAGCGACAGATGGCCAAGATCTCGGTGGCGGAAGACGGTCACCTGCGGATCCGTGGGGCGCTGATGGGCACCTATGTGGCCAGCGTGCTCTGCAAGAGTGTGCTGGAGGCAGGCTTCCTGTACGGCCAGTGGCGTCTCTATGGCTGGACCATGGAGCCTGTGTTCGTGTGCCAGCGCTCACCCTGCCCCTACCTCGTAGACTGCTTTGTCTCACGCCCCACGGAGAAGACTATCTTCATCATCTTCATGCTGGTGGTTGGACTCATCTCCCTGGTGCTCAACCTGCTGGAGCTGGCGTACCTGCTGTGCCGCTGCCTCAACCGGGGGATGAGGGCCCGGCAGAGCCAGGACacgcccccagcccagggcacctCCTCGGAGCCTTATGCTGACCAGGTCTTCTTCTACCTCCCCATGGGTGAGGGGCCCTCATCCCCGCCATGCCCCACGTACAATGGGCTCTCGTCCAGCGAGCAGAACTGGGCCAACCTGACTACGGAGGAGAGGCTGGCTTCTTCCAGACCCCCCCTCTTCCTGGACCCACCCCCCCAGAGTGGCCGGAAATCCCCCAGTCGCCCCAGCAGCTCTGCTTCCAAGAAACAGTATGTATAA